From Pseudobdellovibrio exovorus JSS, a single genomic window includes:
- a CDS encoding DUF192 domain-containing protein, which translates to MPRLYKTSNSGAELLVDHLMVAESFWERGKGLLGRKGLAAGEALWINPCNNIHTFFMKFAIDCIFVDSKMEIKNIAKNVVPFRIAGPYWRASSVIETPSGFVDAKNLKVGDHLYVVN; encoded by the coding sequence ATGCCTCGTCTGTATAAAACTTCAAATTCAGGAGCCGAGTTATTAGTCGACCACCTTATGGTGGCGGAAAGCTTTTGGGAGCGCGGTAAAGGTTTGTTGGGTCGCAAGGGTTTAGCGGCAGGTGAAGCTCTGTGGATTAACCCGTGCAATAACATACACACCTTTTTTATGAAATTTGCTATCGACTGTATTTTTGTCGACAGCAAAATGGAAATTAAGAATATAGCAAAAAATGTAGTCCCATTCAGAATTGCGGGACCTTATTGGCGTGCGTCTTCTGTTATCGAAACTCCATCGGGATTTGTCGATGCGAAGAACTTAAAAGTCGGAGATCATTTATATGTGGTCAATTAG
- a CDS encoding FHA domain-containing protein, producing MWSIRILSGPQAGQIYDLKLGKNVFGRGGVSDLKIQSLGISKEHCEIHVYKDKMMIVDLKSSNGTFVNGVKIQNSIVRVGDKVSLFDVIMDVIPAPDIRPKNTPKVEVEASEDEDVVEKPKRPARRPRPPAPMAGGFPPVPNGGAFPVPYPQQGNAALQMQYPQMGMNPVYGVPPQFNPAAGAAPTPPPAAPKLTLSQTIENYIENVVMPAIYRLGIIFSLKQILMGFVMIFVFGVTFLSAIPLSNLIQESNLAEATKRARSVARSIAKFNEQSLLSGQLGNLTVQEALKEEGIKEAFIIQHQDGLIVAPADRVGRDEANPLVLKARQEERATSMRLNKNTLGASFPIAVYDPNTGEARPKYHSVVLYDISSLNVDNERVVSLLMQTLLIASFFGLILYYLFARLIEYPIKTLNQQIDKALLEKSDRTEVAFDYPVFQQLVSSVNTILNRVWNGGGDASQSLKPQQNRDVEYSNLVEMIFHPAVVLDVEHKVRALNPQFEELAQTSREAVLNQSYQTLTDGALVQNIEALVARAQQSPYEKHSDRIPFSQFECDVYCQAFLNTEGQPESYVITLVQIS from the coding sequence ATGTGGTCAATTAGAATACTCTCAGGCCCGCAAGCGGGACAAATTTATGATCTGAAGCTCGGCAAGAATGTCTTTGGCCGTGGCGGCGTCAGTGACTTAAAAATTCAGTCGTTAGGAATTTCTAAAGAACACTGTGAAATTCATGTCTACAAAGACAAAATGATGATCGTCGATTTGAAATCCAGCAATGGGACCTTTGTAAATGGTGTAAAAATTCAAAACTCGATTGTACGTGTGGGTGATAAGGTCAGTCTTTTTGATGTGATTATGGATGTTATTCCAGCGCCGGATATTCGTCCGAAGAACACTCCGAAGGTAGAAGTGGAAGCGAGTGAAGACGAAGACGTGGTGGAAAAACCAAAGCGTCCAGCCCGTCGCCCGCGTCCGCCAGCGCCAATGGCAGGTGGATTTCCTCCTGTTCCCAATGGGGGAGCTTTTCCTGTACCTTATCCGCAGCAGGGCAATGCCGCTTTGCAGATGCAATATCCTCAAATGGGGATGAATCCTGTCTATGGAGTGCCACCGCAATTTAATCCTGCGGCAGGAGCGGCTCCGACGCCTCCGCCAGCGGCACCGAAATTGACGTTGTCGCAGACAATTGAAAATTACATCGAAAATGTCGTGATGCCAGCGATTTATCGTCTGGGAATTATTTTTTCTTTGAAACAAATCCTCATGGGATTTGTGATGATCTTCGTTTTCGGTGTGACATTCTTGTCCGCTATCCCTTTAAGTAATTTGATCCAAGAATCTAACTTGGCGGAAGCGACAAAAAGAGCGCGCTCTGTGGCCCGTTCGATTGCGAAGTTTAATGAGCAGTCACTTTTGTCAGGGCAATTGGGCAATTTGACAGTTCAAGAGGCCTTGAAAGAAGAAGGCATTAAAGAGGCCTTTATTATTCAACATCAGGATGGGCTTATTGTGGCTCCTGCTGATCGTGTGGGACGCGATGAAGCGAATCCATTGGTGTTGAAAGCACGTCAAGAAGAGCGTGCGACCTCTATGCGTTTGAATAAAAATACATTGGGGGCCTCGTTCCCAATTGCGGTTTATGACCCGAATACAGGGGAAGCCCGTCCGAAATATCACTCTGTGGTGTTATATGATATCAGCTCTTTGAATGTGGATAATGAACGTGTGGTCAGTCTTCTGATGCAGACGTTGTTAATCGCTTCGTTTTTCGGTTTGATCTTGTATTACTTGTTTGCGCGACTGATTGAATATCCGATTAAGACCTTGAATCAACAAATTGATAAGGCCTTATTAGAAAAATCAGATCGTACAGAAGTGGCATTCGATTACCCTGTGTTTCAACAGTTAGTTTCTAGCGTTAACACTATTCTGAATCGTGTTTGGAATGGTGGTGGGGACGCTTCGCAGTCGCTGAAACCACAACAAAATCGAGATGTCGAGTATTCCAATTTAGTAGAAATGATCTTCCATCCGGCAGTTGTTTTGGATGTGGAACATAAAGTCAGAGCCTTGAATCCACAGTTTGAAGAGTTGGCGCAAACGTCGCGTGAAGCGGTGTTAAACCAAAGCTATCAGACCTTAACAGATGGAGCTTTGGTGCAGAATATCGAGGCTCTAGTGGCTCGGGCTCAGCAGTCTCCGTATGAAAAACATTCGGATCGTATTCCATTTTCGCAGTTCGAGTGTGATGTTTACTGTCAGGCTTTCTTAAATACGGAAGGCCAGCCAGAAAGTTATGTGATTACATTGGTGCAAATCAGTTAA
- a CDS encoding FHA domain-containing protein yields the protein MSAALQQKPDIKIKMTVVAGPHVGQVFQLNKSGFTIGRGPENDLVLMNDPMVSRTHVRIEIVDRDLEIHNLSQKNAVLVDGQTVQKWKIVNNSNFIIGDTEFKVEYDLGQAVVSIPTPKPAAVLPLKPKAPSPQAKPKPKMKSAAPAKKVPRPAPPMALQNGVAPRAGVPTQMKTPLMASPVGVGMAVGTPRPQVFQQSAAGLGARPVSEAAQDSLISNPRFKFYMAALIVFIGAYFYLFSGDDKKKAVQQQINSTLNYSDAVQMSLNSQTEKDRTATLDGKKRDRNSIQSQRIAENLMKGMRDFNMGNYARAQEFFQLVLNLDPDNQLAKRHIYLSRVRFDEIVQEKLMLGESYFKKHNFKMCESMYRQVVVMLQGKNNDQKLLLAEKKAKECQLADEGVL from the coding sequence ATGTCGGCAGCGTTGCAACAGAAACCTGATATCAAGATCAAGATGACGGTGGTCGCAGGACCTCACGTCGGTCAGGTATTTCAGTTGAACAAATCTGGATTCACGATTGGACGTGGTCCTGAAAACGACCTTGTTTTAATGAATGACCCGATGGTCAGTCGTACACACGTGCGTATCGAGATCGTAGATCGTGATTTAGAGATCCACAATCTCAGCCAGAAGAACGCTGTTTTAGTCGATGGACAAACAGTTCAAAAATGGAAGATTGTTAACAACTCTAACTTTATTATAGGGGATACAGAGTTCAAGGTTGAGTATGACTTGGGACAGGCCGTGGTTTCGATTCCGACCCCTAAGCCGGCTGCCGTGTTGCCATTAAAACCAAAAGCTCCTTCGCCTCAGGCGAAGCCAAAACCTAAAATGAAGAGTGCCGCACCTGCGAAAAAAGTTCCGCGTCCAGCACCTCCGATGGCCTTGCAAAATGGAGTGGCTCCTCGCGCGGGAGTTCCTACTCAGATGAAGACTCCGTTGATGGCATCTCCGGTCGGAGTGGGAATGGCCGTGGGAACACCTCGTCCACAGGTTTTTCAGCAGTCAGCGGCGGGCCTTGGTGCTCGTCCGGTTTCAGAGGCGGCTCAAGATTCGCTGATTTCAAATCCTCGGTTTAAATTTTACATGGCGGCTCTGATAGTTTTTATCGGAGCGTACTTTTATCTTTTCAGTGGCGACGACAAAAAGAAAGCGGTTCAACAGCAGATTAATTCGACTTTGAACTACTCAGATGCCGTGCAAATGAGTTTAAACTCGCAAACAGAAAAAGATAGAACCGCGACACTTGATGGAAAAAAACGAGATCGGAACTCGATTCAGTCTCAACGTATTGCAGAAAATCTGATGAAAGGCATGCGCGATTTCAATATGGGTAACTATGCTCGTGCGCAAGAGTTCTTTCAGTTAGTACTCAACTTAGATCCAGACAATCAGCTAGCTAAGCGGCATATTTATCTATCGCGCGTACGATTTGATGAAATCGTCCAAGAAAAATTAATGCTTGGAGAATCGTATTTTAAGAAGCATAATTTCAAAATGTGCGAGTCTATGTATCGACAAGTTGTTGTGATGTTACAGGGTAAAAACAACGACCAAAAACTCTTATTGGCAGAAAAAAAGGCAAAAGAGTGCCAGCTCGCCGATGAGGGTGTTCTTTGA
- a CDS encoding FHA domain-containing protein: MSRLKVMLRGALISEIELNPEKEYIGGRKEGCDIRLQAEKGISREHFKLKYVEGQWQLSAISRFGDVFTGGQKVEQTELQHSQTFQVPPYEFSFLDVPDVGIPSPDNLGADAVAPTVGENDKTVIGAAPQVPYIKMVNSTGEVSEMLRLEVGDVWVAGRDPSCQIIIPDQRVSRRQFEIYKVNGAYTILDLASVNGTFLNGSPVSSTDPQTLKSGDAINVLDNTMYFELHDPNFRYKVEKIEVPPLQMDQFEEEAVSEDFVPEDYAEEEYEDVPEIEEYEQYDVPQQMDIAGAGPFTGMPGPDVDPNQYYTFQAPPPDQQAAAAGAAAPTTPLKKLMANKPLLIAVVLAFLGGAYYLSELLNPPQAPVIQQPTASPTGDPFDRLSPAQQKEVEELYSLAMQMYNQQKYELALEQIRKIKEILPSGYKDTEKIERDADMAMQALIQYEEDERLRKEREAREAKIRSVIAKCETIINETVTSDEMSVCLYEVTSFDPNNADATRLREIVNKIEIDRRQAAIDKENLERRKEQMDQLFKEAEDEHQKGYAFKTIKKYQAVINSNLPDTKKYKEKARERIKFIEEKILEKSQASMTEADNFFKEGKIREAVQTLRAAVVYDPDNKTIKDKIEAFTLELTRKMKVLYQESIIDENYGIIENTDSRQGAKEKWKKITELDLEDGEYYRKAVMKLRRYGVY; this comes from the coding sequence ATGTCGCGTTTGAAGGTGATGCTCCGTGGAGCATTGATCAGTGAAATTGAACTTAATCCAGAGAAAGAATATATCGGCGGCCGTAAAGAGGGCTGCGATATACGTCTACAAGCGGAAAAGGGTATTTCCCGCGAGCATTTCAAACTAAAATATGTCGAAGGCCAATGGCAGCTCAGTGCGATCTCTCGCTTCGGTGATGTTTTTACCGGAGGCCAGAAGGTTGAGCAAACAGAGCTTCAACACAGTCAAACCTTTCAAGTTCCTCCCTATGAGTTTTCATTCCTTGATGTGCCCGATGTGGGAATCCCTTCGCCGGATAACTTGGGTGCCGATGCGGTTGCGCCTACTGTGGGCGAAAATGATAAAACGGTAATCGGGGCCGCGCCTCAGGTTCCGTATATCAAGATGGTGAATTCCACAGGTGAAGTTAGTGAAATGCTGCGCCTTGAAGTGGGCGATGTGTGGGTTGCGGGGCGAGATCCCTCTTGCCAAATTATTATTCCCGATCAACGAGTCAGTCGTCGTCAGTTTGAAATTTACAAGGTCAATGGGGCCTATACTATTTTAGATTTGGCCAGTGTGAACGGTACATTCTTAAATGGAAGCCCCGTTTCGTCGACAGATCCGCAAACACTTAAAAGTGGTGATGCTATCAATGTACTGGATAACACCATGTACTTTGAGCTTCACGATCCTAACTTCCGCTATAAAGTTGAAAAAATCGAAGTTCCGCCTCTTCAGATGGATCAGTTCGAAGAAGAGGCTGTCTCGGAAGATTTTGTTCCTGAAGATTACGCAGAAGAGGAATATGAAGACGTACCTGAAATTGAAGAGTACGAACAATATGATGTTCCTCAGCAGATGGATATTGCAGGGGCCGGTCCTTTTACAGGTATGCCAGGCCCTGATGTAGACCCGAATCAGTACTACACATTTCAGGCTCCTCCACCGGATCAGCAGGCAGCCGCAGCCGGTGCGGCTGCTCCGACAACGCCACTAAAAAAATTAATGGCCAATAAGCCATTGTTAATAGCTGTGGTCTTGGCCTTTTTAGGCGGGGCTTATTACTTAAGCGAGTTACTTAACCCACCACAGGCACCGGTTATACAGCAGCCGACGGCGTCTCCGACAGGAGATCCATTTGATAGGTTGTCTCCGGCTCAGCAAAAAGAAGTGGAAGAGTTATATTCGCTAGCTATGCAGATGTATAACCAACAGAAGTATGAATTAGCGCTCGAGCAAATTCGTAAGATTAAAGAAATTCTGCCTAGCGGTTATAAAGACACAGAAAAAATTGAAAGAGACGCGGATATGGCTATGCAAGCGTTGATTCAATACGAAGAGGATGAACGTCTTCGTAAAGAGCGCGAAGCTCGTGAAGCGAAAATCCGTAGTGTTATTGCTAAGTGTGAAACGATCATTAACGAAACGGTGACTTCGGATGAAATGTCGGTATGTCTGTACGAAGTGACATCATTTGATCCAAACAATGCTGATGCAACACGCCTACGCGAAATCGTAAATAAAATCGAAATTGATCGCCGTCAGGCCGCGATTGATAAAGAAAACTTAGAACGTCGTAAAGAACAAATGGATCAGCTTTTTAAAGAAGCTGAAGACGAGCATCAAAAAGGTTATGCCTTTAAAACTATAAAAAAATATCAGGCTGTGATTAATTCTAATTTGCCTGATACCAAAAAGTATAAAGAAAAAGCTCGCGAACGAATTAAGTTTATTGAGGAAAAGATCTTAGAAAAATCTCAGGCTAGCATGACAGAAGCGGATAACTTTTTCAAAGAAGGTAAAATTCGCGAAGCCGTACAAACTCTTAGAGCCGCTGTGGTTTATGACCCTGACAACAAAACGATCAAAGATAAGATCGAAGCTTTTACCTTAGAGCTGACACGTAAAATGAAAGTTCTTTATCAAGAATCCATTATCGATG